In a genomic window of Thiolapillus brandeum:
- a CDS encoding YchJ family protein translates to MSSCPCGSGREYSQCCEPIHLGTEKARTAEALMRARYTAYQKDCIGFLGDSLHPDSRHDWDEAATRKWAEQSEWLGLEVRATEKGAEDDQVGTVEFIATYSEDGVLHQHHEISLFKKENDRWYYADGKMPAPETVKRETPKVGRNDPCPCGSGRKYKKCCGG, encoded by the coding sequence ATGTCCAGTTGTCCCTGCGGTTCCGGCCGAGAATATTCCCAGTGCTGTGAACCCATTCACCTGGGAACGGAGAAGGCGCGCACTGCAGAAGCTTTGATGCGGGCCCGTTACACCGCTTACCAGAAAGATTGCATTGGGTTTCTTGGCGACAGCCTGCACCCTGACAGCCGTCATGACTGGGATGAAGCCGCTACGCGCAAGTGGGCAGAGCAGTCTGAGTGGCTGGGTCTGGAAGTACGCGCCACAGAAAAGGGCGCCGAGGATGATCAGGTGGGAACCGTGGAGTTCATTGCCACCTATAGTGAAGACGGGGTACTGCACCAGCACCATGAAATCAGCCTGTTCAAAAAGGAAAATGATCGCTGGTACTATGCCGACGGCAAGATGCCGGCACCGGAGACTGTCAAGCGTGAAACACCCAAGGTGGGGCGCAATGATCCCTGTCCCTGTGGCAGCGGCAGGAAATACAAGAAATGTTGTGGAGGCTGA
- a CDS encoding lytic transglycosylase domain-containing protein yields MIRLFLALLFILTVAQAAADTYVCTDEEGDTTLTNVPCNRGSITQKHNRSSRTRPQNNRKIIGYSYRFEDREGRTLYTNRRKAGKGMKLVSRRPIYYYGKPRSGGPAPVLKVLRERVKEYKPLILQAARDTGLDANLIHAVILAESAYDPQARSPKGAMGLMQLMPATAKRYGVANPYDPAQNIRGGTRYLSYLMKRFGNDLELAVAAYNAGEGAVEKYNRSIPPYKETQNYVEKVKGYMAQGMLAFY; encoded by the coding sequence GTGATCAGACTATTCCTTGCTTTGTTGTTCATCTTGACTGTGGCACAGGCTGCCGCCGACACCTATGTCTGTACCGATGAGGAAGGCGACACCACGCTGACCAATGTTCCCTGCAACCGGGGATCGATCACCCAAAAACATAACCGTAGCAGCAGGACTCGTCCGCAGAACAATCGCAAGATTATCGGTTACAGCTACCGGTTCGAGGACCGGGAAGGCCGCACTCTGTACACCAACCGGCGCAAGGCGGGCAAGGGCATGAAACTGGTGTCCCGGCGCCCCATCTATTATTACGGCAAGCCCCGCAGTGGCGGGCCGGCGCCGGTACTCAAGGTATTGAGGGAAAGGGTGAAGGAATACAAACCCCTGATTCTCCAGGCAGCCAGAGATACCGGGCTGGATGCAAACCTGATTCATGCGGTGATTCTTGCCGAGTCCGCCTATGATCCACAGGCGCGCTCTCCCAAAGGCGCCATGGGCCTGATGCAGCTCATGCCGGCAACGGCGAAACGTTACGGTGTCGCCAATCCCTATGACCCCGCACAAAATATTCGGGGCGGTACTCGTTATTTGAGCTATCTGATGAAACGTTTTGGCAATGATCTGGAGCTTGCTGTAGCCGCCTACAATGCCGGGGAAGGCGCTGTGGAAAAATACAATCGCAGTATTCCGCCCTACAAGGAAACCCAAAACTATGTGGAAAAGGTCAAGGGATACATGGCTCAGGGGATGCTCGCCTTCTACTGA
- a CDS encoding protein disulfide oxidoreductase, producing the protein MTLEPGMNSKADKDKTTRPRWRRWFWDILLILAVIIGIQLWQTRNLPTGPAPALEGVLLDGTPVSLADYRGRPVLVHFWATWCPVCRTEEGSINAISRDYQVLSVATTSGEEQEVAAYLKKNGLDFPVIPDASGITGVAWGVRGVPSSFIIDADGRIRHAAVGYTTELGLRLRLWMAGF; encoded by the coding sequence ATGACATTGGAACCTGGTATGAACAGCAAGGCTGACAAGGATAAGACAACCCGCCCCCGTTGGCGACGCTGGTTTTGGGATATTCTGCTGATCCTGGCGGTGATCATTGGCATCCAGCTCTGGCAAACCCGCAACCTGCCCACGGGGCCTGCGCCTGCACTGGAGGGCGTATTGCTGGATGGCACGCCTGTGTCTCTGGCGGATTATCGTGGTCGGCCCGTGCTGGTGCACTTCTGGGCGACCTGGTGCCCGGTTTGCCGTACAGAAGAGGGAAGCATCAACGCCATCTCCAGGGATTATCAGGTGTTGAGTGTGGCCACCACTTCCGGGGAAGAGCAGGAAGTGGCTGCCTATCTGAAGAAAAATGGCCTGGATTTCCCGGTGATCCCTGATGCATCAGGGATCACCGGGGTAGCCTGGGGGGTACGCGGGGTTCCCAGCAGTTTCATCATAGACGCCGATGGCCGGATCCGTCATGCCGCAGTAGGCTATACCACGGAGCTGGGATTGCGTTTGCGTTTATGGATGGCGGGTTTTTGA
- the hrpA gene encoding ATP-dependent RNA helicase HrpA, with translation MPDSLKQHLGECLIRDRHRLRTRLNNLSRLQSQGQNVDAALAEVAARIENSRRRALVRRQTLPVPEYPPELPISARRDEIRQLIRKHQVIVLCGETGSGKSTQLPKICLELGRGVFGRIAHTQPRRIAARSLASRISSELGRELGEAVGYKVRFHDRVSDSTHIKLLTDGMLLAEIQQDRWLKEYDTIILDEAHERSLNIDFLLGYLKQLLQKRRDLKLIVTSATIDPQKFSRHFNDAPVIEVSGRTYPVELRYRPPGEEEEGGGERGDAVQQAIRDAVDELSREDRGDILVFLSGEREIRETAEGLRKHRLQVTEILPLYARLSPAEQARIFRPSGQRRIVLATNVAETSLTVPGIRHVIDTGYARISRYSHRSKIQRLPVERISQASANQRKGRCGRVAEGICIRLYTEEDYESRPEFMEPEIQRTNLASVILQMKMLGFGDIEKFPFIDPPDNRQIKDGYRVLEEIGAVDGLGRITRLGRKLARLPVDPRIARMLLEAAHTHALREVLVIASALSVQDPRDRPHDKREQADEAHALFAHEASDFLAYVALWNFIREKRRHLTQRKFRRLCREYFLSYTRIMEWQDIHKQLRTQMHEMGYRDNQEDPGYETIHKALLSGLLSHIGFRQTGKGEGYLGARNSRFHLFPGSSQFSTRPKWVVAAELVETSKLYARGCARIQPDWVESLAGHLIKHSYSEPHWQGKRGQVGAYEKVTLFGLVLVPRRRVNFGPVDPKQSREIFIRFGLVEGDLKTRAPFWRHNRELVDYVRDMEARTRRPDLLVDEERMVAFYDQRIPQGIYSTPQLEKWLRKASSSQPRILHMELEDVLARETDAKAEAQFPKTLELHGMSLPLEYRFEPGHPADGVTLVVPAGVLRQVSPGRLDWLVPGLLEEKLVALLKSLPKSLRKSFVPVPDYAARALVRLQASDTPLVQALATVLKELSGGVHIPEDAWKTDALPDYLRMRVRVVDASGKTLAADRNLLKLQQQYADVAETAPRQQAAHPLERQGIKSWDFGELPEQVESEHQGIRLTLWPALHDDGDSVAIRLSGSQAEALQHHRAGLRRLFMLALPREIRELKKQLPGLQKMRLQYAKAPKAPPHLRSSPHQDLEQELVALVLDRSFLPQGADIRNAEAFAGRLEANLREMPEHAREVSRLASGILEHYQKLRKSLAGIHKINWLASTQDMQWQLERLVFQGFLQMTPWEQLQQYPRYLKALSSRLQKLQNAPLRDQQLLNELQPLQDDWLERWKAASEKGVEDPRLEEIRWMLEEFRISLFAQELKTAYPVSAKRIKKRWRELGL, from the coding sequence ATGCCTGATTCACTCAAGCAGCATCTGGGAGAGTGCCTGATCCGGGATCGGCATCGCCTGCGCACCCGGCTGAACAACCTGTCCCGGCTTCAGTCCCAGGGACAGAACGTGGACGCGGCCCTGGCCGAGGTGGCAGCACGCATTGAAAACTCCCGCCGCAGGGCGCTGGTGCGGCGCCAGACCTTGCCGGTGCCGGAATACCCGCCGGAACTGCCCATTTCCGCCCGCCGGGATGAAATCCGTCAACTGATTCGCAAACACCAGGTCATCGTGCTCTGCGGAGAGACCGGCTCGGGCAAGTCTACCCAACTGCCCAAGATCTGTCTGGAGCTGGGGCGTGGCGTGTTTGGCCGTATCGCCCACACCCAGCCCCGGCGTATTGCCGCGCGCAGCCTGGCCAGCCGGATCTCCAGTGAACTGGGGCGGGAACTGGGTGAGGCAGTGGGCTACAAGGTGCGTTTTCACGATCGGGTGAGTGATAGCACCCATATCAAACTGCTCACCGATGGCATGCTGCTGGCGGAGATCCAGCAGGACCGATGGCTCAAAGAGTATGACACCATCATTCTCGACGAGGCTCATGAGCGCAGTCTGAATATCGATTTCCTCCTGGGCTATCTCAAGCAGTTGCTGCAGAAACGCCGTGATCTCAAACTCATCGTGACTTCCGCCACCATTGATCCGCAGAAATTTTCCCGGCATTTCAATGATGCTCCTGTCATCGAAGTGTCAGGCCGCACCTATCCCGTTGAACTGCGCTACCGGCCACCCGGGGAAGAAGAAGAGGGGGGTGGCGAGCGCGGGGATGCGGTGCAGCAGGCCATCCGTGATGCCGTGGATGAACTGTCCCGGGAGGACCGGGGGGATATTCTGGTGTTCCTTTCCGGTGAGCGGGAGATCCGCGAAACCGCCGAAGGCTTGCGCAAGCACCGTCTGCAAGTGACTGAGATCCTGCCCCTGTATGCGCGCCTCAGCCCGGCGGAGCAGGCACGGATCTTCCGACCTTCCGGCCAGCGGCGAATCGTTCTGGCGACCAATGTGGCGGAAACCTCTCTGACGGTGCCTGGCATACGCCATGTCATCGATACGGGATATGCGCGCATCAGCCGCTACAGTCACCGCAGCAAGATTCAGCGCCTGCCGGTGGAACGTATCTCTCAGGCATCCGCCAACCAGCGCAAGGGACGCTGTGGGCGGGTGGCAGAGGGCATCTGCATCCGTCTGTACACGGAAGAGGACTACGAATCCCGCCCTGAGTTCATGGAACCGGAGATTCAGCGCACCAACCTGGCTTCGGTCATCCTGCAAATGAAGATGCTGGGGTTTGGTGATATTGAAAAATTTCCTTTCATCGATCCACCGGACAACCGCCAGATCAAGGATGGTTACCGGGTGTTGGAGGAAATAGGCGCCGTGGATGGTTTGGGCAGGATCACCCGGCTTGGCAGGAAACTGGCGCGTCTGCCTGTGGATCCGCGCATTGCCCGTATGCTCCTGGAGGCTGCCCATACCCATGCCCTGCGGGAAGTACTGGTCATCGCCTCGGCTTTGTCCGTGCAGGATCCCCGGGATCGTCCTCACGACAAGCGTGAACAGGCGGACGAAGCCCATGCCCTGTTTGCTCACGAAGCGTCCGATTTCCTGGCCTATGTGGCGCTGTGGAACTTTATCCGGGAAAAACGCCGGCATCTCACCCAGCGCAAGTTCCGGCGCCTGTGCCGGGAGTATTTTCTGTCCTATACCCGCATCATGGAATGGCAGGATATCCATAAACAGTTGCGCACCCAGATGCATGAGATGGGTTACCGGGACAACCAGGAAGATCCCGGCTATGAAACCATTCACAAGGCCCTGTTGTCCGGCCTGCTCAGTCATATCGGGTTTCGCCAGACGGGCAAGGGTGAGGGTTACCTGGGGGCACGCAACAGCCGCTTCCACCTGTTTCCCGGTTCCTCCCAGTTCAGCACCCGGCCCAAATGGGTGGTGGCGGCAGAACTGGTGGAGACCAGCAAACTCTATGCCCGGGGGTGCGCCCGCATACAGCCCGACTGGGTGGAGTCACTGGCCGGGCATCTGATCAAACACAGTTATTCCGAACCCCACTGGCAGGGTAAGCGGGGACAGGTGGGGGCGTATGAAAAAGTCACCCTGTTTGGCCTGGTGCTGGTGCCCCGGCGGCGGGTCAATTTTGGTCCTGTGGATCCGAAACAATCCCGGGAGATATTCATCCGCTTCGGTCTGGTGGAAGGGGATCTGAAAACCCGTGCGCCCTTCTGGCGACACAACCGGGAGCTGGTGGATTATGTGCGGGACATGGAGGCGCGTACCCGGCGTCCGGATCTGCTGGTGGACGAGGAACGTATGGTGGCTTTCTATGATCAGCGCATTCCCCAGGGCATCTATTCCACCCCACAACTGGAGAAATGGCTGCGCAAGGCCAGTTCCAGTCAGCCGCGTATTCTGCACATGGAACTGGAAGACGTTCTGGCCCGGGAAACCGATGCCAAAGCGGAAGCCCAGTTTCCCAAGACGTTGGAATTGCATGGCATGAGTCTGCCCCTGGAATACCGTTTTGAACCGGGACACCCGGCGGATGGCGTCACCCTGGTAGTGCCTGCCGGGGTGTTGCGCCAGGTCAGCCCCGGGCGCCTGGACTGGCTGGTACCGGGACTGCTGGAAGAAAAGCTGGTGGCGCTGCTCAAAAGTCTGCCGAAGTCCTTGCGCAAATCCTTCGTGCCGGTTCCGGATTATGCCGCCCGTGCCCTGGTTCGGTTGCAGGCCTCGGATACGCCACTGGTGCAGGCCCTGGCAACGGTGCTCAAGGAACTGTCCGGCGGGGTGCATATTCCCGAGGATGCCTGGAAGACCGACGCCCTGCCGGATTATCTGCGTATGCGGGTGCGGGTGGTGGATGCTTCGGGAAAGACCCTGGCGGCAGACAGGAACCTGCTCAAGCTGCAACAACAATACGCAGACGTCGCCGAGACGGCACCCCGGCAACAGGCGGCTCATCCCCTGGAGCGTCAGGGCATCAAAAGCTGGGATTTCGGTGAACTGCCGGAGCAGGTGGAAAGCGAGCACCAGGGCATCCGCCTGACCCTGTGGCCGGCTCTGCATGACGATGGCGACAGCGTGGCCATCCGCTTGTCTGGTTCCCAGGCGGAGGCGCTGCAGCATCACCGGGCCGGTCTCAGACGCCTGTTCATGCTGGCTTTGCCCCGGGAGATCCGCGAACTGAAAAAACAGCTGCCCGGCCTGCAGAAGATGCGCCTGCAATACGCAAAAGCGCCCAAAGCGCCGCCTCACCTGCGCAGCAGCCCCCACCAGGATCTGGAGCAGGAACTGGTCGCTTTGGTTCTGGATCGCAGTTTTCTGCCCCAGGGCGCGGATATTCGCAACGCTGAGGCCTTTGCCGGGCGATTGGAAGCAAACCTCAGGGAGATGCCTGAACATGCCAGGGAAGTGAGCCGGTTGGCATCAGGCATTCTTGAGCACTATCAGAAGCTGCGCAAGAGCCTGGCCGGCATCCACAAGATCAACTGGCTGGCCTCCACCCAGGACATGCAGTGGCAGCTCGAACGCCTCGTTTTTCAGGGGTTTCTGCAGATGACGCCCTGGGAACAGCTGCAACAGTATCCCCGTTATTTGAAAGCCCTGTCATCACGGCTTCAGAAGCTGCAAAACGCCCCTCTACGCGACCAGCAGTTACTGAATGAACTGCAGCCGCTGCAGGATGACTGGCTGGAACGCTGGAAGGCGGCCAGTGAAAAAGGTGTAGAGGATCCCCGTCTTGAGGAAATACGCTGGATGCTGGAGGAATTCCGCATCTCCCTGTTTGCCCAGGAACTGAAGACGGCCTATCCGGTATCCGCAAAACGTATCAAAAAGCGCTGGCGGGAATTGGGATTGTAG
- a CDS encoding thioredoxin domain-containing protein, which produces MNIPRRILMALMMSLSWNAQALEPWDDNRATPWLGVDVVEPKEGLIGKQIADLPFQDLQGKPSSLYQAAGKRGTVVVVRDPQCPVSRRYGPRIASMGRTFSSHGFSFVFIYLNETLDMETMAEDAARLNLANGIMVGKGSFLLAEALGVKSTGDVFVLDEAHRIIYRGAIDDQYGFGYTQDAPTHYYLRNALEAEMKGWPVTPAATHAPGCYIDADPEKDELFPEPLNGALS; this is translated from the coding sequence ATGAACATTCCCCGCAGGATACTGATGGCCCTGATGATGAGCCTGAGCTGGAACGCGCAGGCCCTGGAACCCTGGGATGATAACCGGGCGACTCCCTGGCTGGGAGTCGATGTCGTCGAACCCAAAGAGGGCCTGATCGGAAAGCAGATTGCTGACCTGCCATTCCAGGATCTGCAGGGAAAGCCTTCTTCCCTGTACCAGGCAGCGGGAAAAAGAGGAACGGTAGTGGTTGTTCGTGATCCTCAATGTCCCGTTTCCCGCCGCTATGGACCCAGAATCGCCAGTATGGGACGAACATTCTCCTCCCATGGTTTTTCCTTTGTGTTTATTTACCTGAATGAAACGCTGGATATGGAAACCATGGCAGAAGATGCGGCCAGGTTGAATCTGGCCAATGGCATCATGGTGGGCAAGGGCAGCTTTTTGCTGGCCGAAGCTCTGGGGGTGAAGAGTACCGGGGATGTGTTCGTGCTGGATGAAGCCCATCGCATCATCTATCGAGGCGCCATCGATGACCAGTATGGTTTTGGTTATACTCAGGACGCACCCACCCACTACTATCTGCGCAATGCCCTTGAAGCTGAGATGAAAGGCTGGCCGGTAACACCCGCCGCAACTCATGCGCCGGGTTGCTACATCGACGCCGATCCGGAAAAAGACGAACTGTTTCCCGAACCTTTGAATGGCGCACTGTCCTGA
- a CDS encoding helix-turn-helix domain-containing protein, with amino-acid sequence MRKLKLSESITDKLENLLTLAKAQGFSQKELAARAGISEVGLSQAKARGDLKVSTLEALANALDMTIEFKPRRSHDAAVTAIREGRFFELVREP; translated from the coding sequence ATGAGGAAACTAAAATTAAGCGAAAGCATAACCGATAAACTGGAAAACCTGCTTACTCTGGCAAAAGCGCAAGGGTTTTCGCAGAAAGAACTGGCGGCGCGAGCGGGGATCAGTGAGGTGGGCCTGTCCCAGGCCAAGGCACGGGGCGATCTGAAGGTGTCCACCCTGGAAGCCCTGGCCAATGCCCTGGACATGACCATCGAGTTCAAGCCCCGCCGCTCCCATGATGCGGCCGTCACAGCCATCCGCGAGGGCCGCTTCTTCGAGCTTGTCAGGGAACCGTGA
- a CDS encoding HipA domain-containing protein, translated as MRPAALPHYTAVVWTAISDTPQKMGTLVLSDERMVMTYDEDYLASGLPRMSLIDDVATEVAPFFEYPVTERMPMLPRLRALLPGNNPRNLQRAHYLKALQRKMGTPPAKGIDTEWALLLMGGHGGVGHVDVFQDDRAALAWYGREINLRPFTENMGRSELWRFLREQILDESNGLTPHDLRDVMGNTPSVGGMIPKLLVSRDAGRDDTTLYPPGSPGKVDVLLKIEPPEYQGLLALEALCLDIHREHGLDTPGYRYFEQEDLRFLAVERFDRPIIQPVESLFSMIATGDHQVQGMGDVMLEDLGGILRRLAQVVELAPDTGTELFQRFILAYLTGNGDLHLENLSLLGGKNGCRLAPVYDPAPMRAWARHDLVSAIGYDAQSYPDEASVFVELGGALGLSRTEIDAIVEQALETTRDYAVRVADCTAINDGQHQRLSTIAKAAKETLQAQLRRTAK; from the coding sequence ATGCGCCCGGCGGCATTGCCTCACTATACCGCCGTGGTGTGGACGGCTATCAGCGATACCCCTCAGAAAATGGGTACGCTCGTCCTGTCGGATGAGCGCATGGTGATGACCTATGATGAGGACTACCTGGCCTCGGGCCTGCCGAGAATGAGCCTCATCGATGATGTCGCCACGGAAGTCGCCCCCTTCTTCGAATACCCCGTGACGGAAAGGATGCCCATGTTGCCACGCTTGCGCGCCCTGCTGCCGGGCAACAACCCCCGCAACCTGCAGCGGGCGCACTACCTCAAAGCCTTGCAGCGAAAAATGGGAACGCCGCCGGCGAAAGGCATTGATACGGAATGGGCGTTGCTGTTGATGGGGGGGCATGGCGGGGTCGGGCATGTCGATGTATTCCAGGATGACCGGGCCGCCCTGGCCTGGTATGGCCGTGAAATCAACCTGCGCCCGTTCACCGAGAACATGGGACGCTCGGAATTGTGGCGATTCCTGCGCGAACAGATACTCGATGAATCGAACGGGCTGACGCCCCACGATCTTCGGGATGTCATGGGGAACACCCCCTCGGTGGGCGGAATGATCCCGAAGTTACTGGTTTCCAGGGATGCGGGGCGGGATGACACCACCCTGTATCCGCCCGGCTCCCCCGGCAAGGTCGATGTGCTCCTGAAAATTGAACCTCCCGAATATCAGGGGCTGCTCGCGCTCGAGGCGCTGTGTCTCGACATACACCGGGAACACGGACTGGATACGCCCGGGTATCGTTATTTCGAACAGGAGGATTTACGCTTCCTGGCGGTTGAGCGATTCGACCGCCCAATCATCCAGCCGGTCGAATCGCTGTTCTCCATGATTGCCACGGGCGACCACCAGGTGCAGGGCATGGGGGATGTCATGCTGGAGGATTTGGGCGGCATACTCCGGCGGCTTGCGCAGGTGGTCGAACTGGCTCCGGACACCGGCACCGAGCTGTTTCAGCGCTTCATTCTGGCCTATCTGACGGGCAACGGCGACCTTCACCTGGAAAACCTGTCCCTCCTGGGGGGAAAGAACGGCTGCCGGCTGGCCCCAGTTTATGACCCCGCCCCCATGCGGGCCTGGGCGCGGCATGATCTTGTCAGCGCCATTGGCTATGACGCCCAATCGTATCCCGATGAAGCCTCGGTGTTCGTGGAACTGGGCGGCGCCCTGGGGTTGTCCAGGACGGAAATCGATGCGATTGTTGAGCAAGCCTTGGAAACCACCAGGGATTACGCGGTACGGGTGGCTGATTGCACCGCCATCAACGATGGCCAGCATCAGAGGCTGAGCACTATTGCCAAAGCAGCAAAAGAAACGCTGCAAGCGCAGTTGCGCCGTACTGCAAAGTAG
- a CDS encoding glycosyltransferase: MSSFVSILLPFHNALDTLPACLHSIRKQDHPHWELVAVDDQSTDGSARWLQAQALADHRIRVLANPDKGLVNALNYGLSVCRHELVARMDADDIMHGQRLSRQISHFQHNPDLVLSATQVRLFPEHLIRKGFLEYIRWQNQCCTRSAITNQIYIESPFAHPSVMFKKRPVQQLGGYRQGAFPEDYDLWLRLFHSDHPMEKLPEVLLEWRESLSRVSRTDPRCSREAFDRLRAHYLARDPRFLNHADNFVIWGAGRKTRKRCKHLLEQGFRPNAWVDIDPKKIGNQLQGIPVVNSHWLNTHGHPLVLIYVANHGAREDIARELDGLGYTPGKDYLAVG; encoded by the coding sequence ATGTCATCTTTCGTCAGTATCCTGCTGCCATTCCACAATGCCCTGGACACGCTGCCCGCCTGCCTGCACAGTATCCGGAAGCAGGATCACCCGCACTGGGAACTGGTTGCCGTGGATGACCAGAGCACGGATGGTTCCGCGCGCTGGTTACAAGCCCAGGCGCTCGCAGACCATCGTATCCGTGTTCTCGCCAACCCGGACAAAGGCCTGGTCAATGCCCTCAATTACGGTTTGTCCGTCTGCCGGCATGAACTCGTGGCGCGCATGGACGCCGACGACATCATGCATGGTCAGCGCCTGTCCCGGCAGATTTCGCACTTTCAGCACAACCCTGATCTCGTGTTGTCGGCAACCCAAGTTCGCCTTTTTCCTGAGCATCTGATCCGGAAAGGCTTTCTCGAATACATCCGCTGGCAGAATCAGTGTTGTACGAGATCGGCGATCACCAACCAGATCTATATTGAATCGCCCTTTGCCCATCCCAGCGTCATGTTCAAAAAACGTCCTGTTCAGCAACTGGGAGGCTACCGGCAAGGAGCTTTCCCTGAAGACTATGACCTGTGGTTACGCCTGTTTCATTCAGACCACCCCATGGAAAAACTGCCTGAAGTGCTTCTGGAGTGGCGGGAAAGCCTGTCGCGGGTATCACGCACGGATCCACGTTGTTCCCGGGAGGCCTTTGATCGCCTGCGCGCCCACTACCTGGCCAGGGATCCGCGATTCTTGAACCACGCCGACAACTTTGTCATCTGGGGCGCCGGGCGCAAGACACGCAAGCGTTGCAAGCATCTTCTCGAACAGGGCTTCCGCCCCAATGCCTGGGTGGACATAGACCCGAAAAAGATCGGCAATCAGCTCCAGGGAATACCTGTGGTGAACAGCCACTGGCTCAATACCCATGGCCATCCCCTGGTGCTCATCTATGTGGCGAATCACGGTGCCCGGGAAGACATTGCCCGGGAACTCGATGGACTGGGATACACCCCGGGAAAAGATTATCTGGCCGTGGGATAG